The proteins below are encoded in one region of Helianthus annuus cultivar XRQ/B chromosome 2, HanXRQr2.0-SUNRISE, whole genome shotgun sequence:
- the LOC118489164 gene encoding uncharacterized protein LOC118489164 isoform X1 — MCGTDLVRGNARSCDRMGLDAAVDRNRVPRVEVARVWLAFTALSAYSVGLRMWSKLREKERKDEDELAPPRAVVVGEAVPVEQCGDGSCADAKLGYSNSLAKLGWNRRCHFKVFFCLFLSKVNSHVTRGAPHINVIIVTRVT; from the exons ATGTGCGGTACCGATTTGGTTCGCGGTAATGCTCGGAGTTGTGATCGGATGGGTCTGGACGCCGCGGTGGACCGGAATCGTGTTCCTAGGGTCGAAGTTGCGAGGGTTTGGCTAGCGTTTACGGCTCTATCGGCGTATTCTGTTGGTCTTCGGATGTGGTCGAAGTTACGAGAGAAGGAGCGGAAGGATGAGGATGAGCTAGCGCCGCCGCGTGCGGTGGTGGTTGGGGAGGCGGTGCCGGTGGAACAGTGCGGTGATGGAAGTTGCGCTGATGCTAAGTTAGGATACAGCAATTCA CTTGCAAAGCTAGGATGGAATCGCAGGTGTCACTTCAAggtatttttttgtttatttctttcaaAGGTAAATTCACACGTCACGCGTGGCGCGCCACACATCAATGTCATCATCGTCACGCGTGTGACGTGA
- the LOC118489164 gene encoding uncharacterized protein LOC118489164 isoform X2, with the protein MCGTDLVRGNARSCDRMGLDAAVDRNRVPRVEVARVWLAFTALSAYSVGLRMWSKLREKERKDEDELAPPRAVVVGEAVPVEQCGDGSCADAKLGYSNSVHLQS; encoded by the exons ATGTGCGGTACCGATTTGGTTCGCGGTAATGCTCGGAGTTGTGATCGGATGGGTCTGGACGCCGCGGTGGACCGGAATCGTGTTCCTAGGGTCGAAGTTGCGAGGGTTTGGCTAGCGTTTACGGCTCTATCGGCGTATTCTGTTGGTCTTCGGATGTGGTCGAAGTTACGAGAGAAGGAGCGGAAGGATGAGGATGAGCTAGCGCCGCCGCGTGCGGTGGTGGTTGGGGAGGCGGTGCCGGTGGAACAGTGCGGTGATGGAAGTTGCGCTGATGCTAAGTTAGGATACAGCAATTCAGTACA CTTGCAAAGCTAG